The sequence below is a genomic window from Bradyrhizobium septentrionale.
GAGGCCGGACGGAATCGCCGCGACGATCTGATCTTTTTGCGAGCCGAGAAGCGAGGCGAGACCGTTCGTATCCAGGCCGGCGCTGCGCTGCTGCTGGCCCAATGTCCCGAGAACCACCGGGCCAAGCATGCCGAGCAATGACTTGCTGGCTTGGCCGTCGATTCCCGCGAACTTGCCAATCGATTGTGCGATTGTGTCCAGCGCTCCTCCGCCGAATAGACCGGAGAGCATGTTGGATCCGGTTTCCGCGAGGTTGTTCTGGCCCGAACCACCGATCAGGCTTTTGAGAATGTCGAGCGATCCGGGTTGTTGCTGGGCCAACGAGCTGCTGAGTTGGCGGGCTCCCTGGGGAGTGGCGGTAACGTCCGCCAAGCCGGCAAGCAGTGCCGGGATGGCGCCGCCAATCGCCTTTTGCGCGACATTGCGGTCGATGCCCAAGACAGAAGCGATCTTTGCGACCATGTCAGGGGTCAGGAATTGCATCACAACAGAAACGAGATTTGCGGCCATGGCATTCTCTCCATTTTGATTGTGAGGTGTGTTGTGAAGTGAGTCGGGACTGCGGCTTGATCTCCGGTCGTTCCTCCGCACCTCTTGCGTCAGGCAGATTGCGCAGGAGCGAACCTGGGTCGAACGTCGTCACCAGGACGTCGACACCAGATTGATTAGCGTCGCTGCCGCGCCATCATCTCCGTGTCCGGCCCCGGGGCGCATGTGCACCCCGAGGGTGTCGGCCGCGATTGATCTAAATCAATGGAACCTGTCCGCCGTGAACACACGACGAACGGATCGCGGCCCGGCAGCCCCAGAGCAGGAACAGGGCGCGATAGCAGGACGGTATGGCTTACCCATGTGCACTCCCGTTGATGGCCCATAGCCGAAGGTCCCATTAGCCATCGTGGCGTCGGCTCATTGGAGAAGAGCGAACCCTGTCCGGTTCAGTACCAAGGGCGGCTTTTGGCCCCAACCGGACCTTGGCCTGATCTCTGCCCAACGCAGATGCTACGGGTTTCTTGTGGTCCTCACGCGGACGCTACGCGGTTCGGGATGAACCCTGCATGACACGCTTGACCACCATGGCCGCGATGCCCGCGAGCACAGCCTTTGCCTGCGGGGACGCAAGCATGTCGATGATCGGGTTCGACGGTTGCGCTTGCTCTTGAGGCTGGGCGTCGCCGCTGACGAGAATATCCCGGAGCTGACCGGGCTTCCCATGCAGATCGGTGAGCACCTCGCCCAGTTCCTTCGGTTCGGGCGCCACTTGTCTCGGTAGCGCCACGCCGCGCGCCGTGGCTCGCTCCTGCAGCATCTTCACGAACGCCCCGCGCTCTTCCGGCGAAAGCTTGGCCAACGCTTCTATCGCTGCCTGCGCGTACTGGTCAGGCGGCACGGCGTGTGACACATCACCATACCGCTTGAGAACCTCTTGATCAGAGTAGCCCTGGGACGGGTCTCCTTGTTCGTATCGATCAACGAAATCCCGGTACTCCTTCTGGCGTTGCCCACCGCCAATTAGCTCGTCAAGGATACCCATCTGCAGCTCCTTCATCGGTGTTGCGCACAAGGCCAAGAGTGCAGTCGCTCCGACAGTTAGTTGCTATCTCCAAGGTAAACCCGGGCGGAGAGTATTGACCTAGGTCAAGGAGGCATGGCGGCCGCGCAAATTAATGTTTGCTTGTCAGGCGTGAGTGGACATTCCACGCGCGCGTCAATGATCGCTATTGACCCAAGGCCGACACGCATCCAGATCAGTTCTGTGTCGCCTCTTGATGGGTAAAGCAGACGCCGCATTTGCGAGGACGTGCCCTAGTTCTGCGGCCCAACGGATGCCAGCTTCGTGCCTCGCATGCCCCGGAATGCGGATGGATGGGACAGCCCCCTAAAGCGTGATGGCATTAAGTTCGATAGCCTGAATTTTTCAGGTAATTGGCGCATTCCTCGGGGGTGAAGGCGTCGAGTGCGTGGCCGATTGCGGCGCAGACCGCGTCGACGGTTCGCGCGGCAGCTTTGCGGAGCAGATGCTTGAGCTTGGCAAAGACCTGTTCGATCGGGTTCAGGTCGGGCGAGTATTTGGGCAGGAAGAAGAGTTTGGCGCCGACCGAACGGATGAGTTGGCGAACTGCTTTGCTCCTGTGGCTACCGAGGTTATCCAAGACGACGATATCGCCGGGTCGAAGGACAGGCAGAAGAACCTTCTCGACATAGGTGCGAAAGCTCACGCCATCGATCGGCCCCTCGATGAACCATGGCGCATCGATCCGGTCATGGCGCAAGGCCGCCAGGAAGGTCATGGTCTTCCAGCGACCGTGGGGAACCGTGGCAGGAAGTCTGTGCCCGCGCGGTGCCCATCCACGCAAAGGCGCCATATCGGTTCTGGTCCATGTCTCGTCGATGAAGACGAGCCGCTCAGCTTCGACGCGCCCTTGATATTTTGTCCACTGGGCTCGCCGCCGCGCGACCGCGGGTCGATCCCGTTCGCCAGCCGCCACGCTTTTTTTTGAAGCTTAGCTTCTCGGCGTGCACGAAGTCCCACACCGAGTGATAGTCGACCTTCAGGCCGCGTCCAGCAAGCTCGGCAACGAGCCCCCGTATAGTGAAATCGCCGTCCTTGATCCGCTGCGACAGCCAAGCCGCGTGGTCTCCCGAAACCGCCCTCGGCTTATGACCGCCCATCTGGCCAGGCTCAACGCTGCCGGTCTCCTCGACCCGCTGCATCCAACCGATTGCGGTGCTGATCGCGACCCCAAACTGCTTGGCCGCCTGATTGCGAGACATCCCGCCCTCGATCGCCGACACGACTCGCTTGCGAAGATCCAGAGAATAAGGCTTGCCCATCCATGCTGGCCTCCAACCCAGTCAGCATGGTGAATCAGAAACACACCGATTTGGGAATCCCAAATCGATTCAACCTAACCCCATCCCGCTCTAGCGCTGAGTTGCCCGACGGCGCAAGCCCCCGCAGCAAAAACATTTCGGTTTATCGTAAGGACAACTCAGTGGTATGAATCCTTCGTCTCACCCGATTGAGGGGCGCTCGCGATCGTCAGGAACGTTGCGGTGGGATGCGGTGGACGCCGAAGTGCACGCGACGAACGTGGGCCAAGGCGGACGGTGAAATCGTGTGGTCCTGACGCCCTAGCGGCAGGTGTCTTTTCACAGAACGCTAACGCGTCCTGTGAAGACGGTGACAAGCAAGCCCAGTCTCGCCGGGGAGAGCACGTATAAGCCGTAACCCATCGCGCAGGGAAAGCCGGGATGCTTCCGGTTTCACCTGTGGTCCCACCCCGGTGCTTTTTGTTGCACCGGACCCATGGGTGCGATCGGCGCCCGGCTTTCCCTGCGCCCTCTGATTGGAGGGGGGCGGAACGAACGGCAAAACTCGGACAAACATGTCGCGAGGATTCGAAATCGTGCCTTCTATGGTGCTGTCATCGCCCGGCTCGACCGGGCGATCCAGTACGCCGCGGCCTCTCGGTTCAGGCACGGACGTCTCTGGGTCACCCGGTCAAGCCGGGTGACGACACCGGATGGATTCCTGACGGGCTCCCGTGCGGCGACCATCTCAGCCTGGCCCTTCTCCCCTGCGACAGCGGCAGGGCGGCTGCGCGACGGGATGGGGCGTTTGGAGGCCCCAAGCCGTTGACCCCATGGGCGATTTTGTGGCCTAGTCCGCCGTCCCCGAACGGGACCCGAAAATCACCCAAAGCCACCCAAAATCCCTGCGATTTCATGACCGCCGAACGCTACAACGCCCGTGAATCCGAACCCCGCTGGCAGCGCCTGTGGGACGAAAAGGCGATCTTCGCCTCCAAGAACGACGATAAGCGGCCGAAATACTACGTGCTCGAGATGTTCCCGTACCCGTCGGGGCGCATCCATATCGGCCATGTCCGCAACTACACGCTCGGCGACGTGCTGGCGCGCTTCATGCGCGCCAAGGGGTTCAACGTGCTGCACCCGATGGGCTGGGACGCGTTCGGCCTGCCGGCGGAGAATGCCGCGATCGAGCGCAAGGTGGCGCCGAAGGCGTGGACCTACGACAACATCGCCGCGATGAAGAAGCAGCTGCGCTCGATCGGGCTGTCGCTCGACTGGTCACGCGAATTCGCGACCTGCGACCCCAGCTACTACAAGCATCAGCAGAAGATGTTCCTGGACATGCTGCGCACAGGCCTCGCCGAGCGCGAGAAGCGCAAGCTGAACTGGGATCCGGTCGACATGACCGTGCTCGCCAACGAGCAGGTGATCGACGGCCGCGGCTGGCGCTCGGGGGCGGTTGTCGAACAACGGGAAATGAGCCAGTGGGTCTTCAAGATCACGAAGTACGCGCAGGAGCTCTTGGAGGCGCTGGACGGTCTCGATCGCTGGCCCGACAAGGTGCGGCTGATGCAGCGCAACTGGATCGGCCGCTCCGAAGGCCTCTTGATCCGCTTCGCGCTTGATGCGGCGACGACGCCGGCCGGCGAGACCGAGCTGAAGATCTTCACCACGCGGCCGGACACGCTGTTCGGTGCAAAATTCATGGCGATCTCGGCGGATCATCCGCTGGCGGTCGCCGCTGCCGCGAAGAATCCCAGGCTCGCCGAGTTCATCGCCGATATCAAGAAGATCGGCACCGCGCAGTCGATCATCGACACGGCCGAGAAGCAGGGCTTCGACACCGGCATCAAGGCGGTGCATCCGTTCGACCCGAGCTGGAAGCTGCCGGTCTATGTCGCGAACTTCGTGCTGATGGAATACGGCACCGGCGCGATCTTCGGCTGCCCGGCGCACGACCAGCGCGACCTCGACTTTGTCAATAAATACGGCCTCGGCAACGTGCCGGTGGTCTGCCCCGAGGGCCAGGACCCGAAGACGTTTTTCATCACCGACACCGCTTATGACGGTGACGGCCGCATGATCAATTCCCGCTTCCTCGACGGCATGACGATCGACCAGGCGAAGGAAGAGGTTGCGAAGCGTCTGGAGAGCGAGCTGCGCGGTAACGCGCCGGTCGGCGAGCGGCAGGTCAATTTCCGCCTGCGCGACTGGGGCATTTCGCGCCAGCGCTATTGGGGCTGCCCGATCCCGGTGATCCACTGCCCGACCTGCGACGTGGTGCCGGTGCCGGATGACCAGCTGCCGGTGACGCTGCCTGAGGATGTCAGCTTCGACAAACCCGGCAACGCGCTCGACCATCATCCGACCTGGAAGCACGTCACTTGTCCCAAGTGCGGCGGCAAGGCGGTGCGCGAGACCGACACAATGGACACCTTCGTGGACTCGTCCTGGTACTTCGCGCGCTTCACCGATCCCTGGAACGAGACGGCGCCGACCACGCCCACGGTCGCTAACCGGATGATGCCGGTCGACCAGTATATCGGCGGCGT
It includes:
- a CDS encoding IS630 family transposase (programmed frameshift); the encoded protein is MGKPYSLDLRKRVVSAIEGGMSRNQAAKQFGVAISTAIGWMQRVEETGSVEPGQMGGHKPRAVSGDHAAWLSQRIKDGDFTIRGLVAELAGRGLKVDYHSVWDFVHAEKLSFKKSVAAGERDRPAVARRRAQWTKYQGRVEAERLVFIDETWTRTDMAPLRGWAPRGHRLPATVPHGRWKTMTFLAALRHDRIDAPWFIEGPIDGVSFRTYVEKVLLPVLRPGDIVVLDNLGSHRSKAVRQLIRSVGAKLFFLPKYSPDLNPIEQVFAKLKHLLRKAAARTVDAVCAAIGHALDAFTPEECANYLKNSGYRT
- the leuS gene encoding leucine--tRNA ligase: MTAERYNARESEPRWQRLWDEKAIFASKNDDKRPKYYVLEMFPYPSGRIHIGHVRNYTLGDVLARFMRAKGFNVLHPMGWDAFGLPAENAAIERKVAPKAWTYDNIAAMKKQLRSIGLSLDWSREFATCDPSYYKHQQKMFLDMLRTGLAEREKRKLNWDPVDMTVLANEQVIDGRGWRSGAVVEQREMSQWVFKITKYAQELLEALDGLDRWPDKVRLMQRNWIGRSEGLLIRFALDAATTPAGETELKIFTTRPDTLFGAKFMAISADHPLAVAAAAKNPRLAEFIADIKKIGTAQSIIDTAEKQGFDTGIKAVHPFDPSWKLPVYVANFVLMEYGTGAIFGCPAHDQRDLDFVNKYGLGNVPVVCPEGQDPKTFFITDTAYDGDGRMINSRFLDGMTIDQAKEEVAKRLESELRGNAPVGERQVNFRLRDWGISRQRYWGCPIPVIHCPTCDVVPVPDDQLPVTLPEDVSFDKPGNALDHHPTWKHVTCPKCGGKAVRETDTMDTFVDSSWYFARFTDPWNETAPTTPTVANRMMPVDQYIGGVEHAILHLLYSRFFTRAMKATGHIDMTEPFAGMFTQGMVVHETYQKADGSWVTPAEVKIEVGGNGRRAVLLATGEDVEIGPIEKMSKSKKNTVDPDDIIASYGADVARWFMLSDSPPDRDVIWSDERVQGAARFVQRLWRLVNESAEIAKTAPAARPATFGPEALTLRKAAHGALDKVSSGIERLHFNVCLAHIREFANALAEVLAKGDKPAPDVAWAVKEAATILVQLFSPMMPHLAEECWVVLGREGLVSEADWPQIERDLLVEDSVTLVVQVNGKKRGDVTVPRAAQNADIEAAVLALDAVKAALGGKPVRKVIVVPMRIVNVVG